The Jaculus jaculus isolate mJacJac1 chromosome 1, mJacJac1.mat.Y.cur, whole genome shotgun sequence nucleotide sequence TCCCGTGGTACCTGCATTCTGTTGCACTAGAGTCTCCTGCAAAGGTGTAGgcattcctcccccctccccggcttctttagctttgcaggggtAGGCTGGCAGTCCTACATGTCCACCTACTGTGGTCTTGCTGAGGACTTATTGTGACCTGCTCTGCTGTTCTCATGGGCACCTTACTCTTATTGCTCTTTCAGGCCTGTGTCTGCTCTGCAGAAGTGTCCTGGTGGTCCCAGGGACAAAGGGAGGGTGGCTTCCTCTCTAGTCTATGGCAGGCCCTGTGTTCATGTCCCAAAACAGAGCAGCttgtgcctcagtctcccagaGTACCCCAAAGCTTTTCcagctcctttccttcctccctccctccctctctcctcttctacCCAGGTTCTTCCTCCTGCCTGTCAGAAGCCTGTGCACATAGCCAGGGTGCCCTGCTTTCCCTGTGGCCAGCCCAGCCACACCCAGCCTGAGTGGGTCACTCGGAGCTGTAGGGAGAAGGGGTCCCTTTCTGGACTGCTCCCTAGCCTGTGCCTTCCTGGTGCAGCCACTTCTGTCCTTCccagtgtatatgtgtgtgtccgTCCGTCCATCTGTCCGTCCTCTCAGGGAAATTCCAGGGCAGAAGTTAAGCCTCCTTTTGCTCCTggactctccctccttccctttttctaaaTTTGTAACAATATTCCCCACTCAACTCATTTTGAGTACTCAAATGTTAAAATtataaagatataaaagaaaacataaaagtcaCCTATTGTTCTACAGCTTAGAGAAAAACCCTTAACATTTTGGtatctttctttccatttgtCTCAAATGTGTAGATGTATATTTTTGAATGCAGTTGGGGTCATACTGTGTACAATTTCATATCCTGCTGTGTTCACTGAACATTAGGTTCTGAGCCTTTTCCATGTCACCGAGCATGACTTCACACATCATCCTTTGGCTACTGCATGCTTGCCTGCTGCATCGAGAGGCCAGAGCTCGGTTGTTCGCTTTGTTCAGTAGTGTGCCGTGGGCGTCCACAAATAGTTTTATGGACATGTCTAGGAGTGAAATTGAtttgctgacccatctcccaatTTGAATGCTGTCTCCATTCGCAGGGGACAGACTTTAAAATGCTTTCGTCTGCTTGGAGTTAATTTCCAAATTTAGTCTTTCATCTGTCTTTGCCATGGTTCTTGCTGCATTATGTCACAGCTTCCCCTGTCCCTGGAAGCTGAAGGTCAGATGCGCTTGGACTGCATATTTATCATCTTGTGAACCATGCTATCTCACATGCTTCTGGTGATACCCTTTCAAAAAGCCATTCCTgggtccttttatttttaattttttgaggtagggttttactctagctcaggctgacctggaattcactatgtagtctcagagtggcctcaaactcatggtgatcctcccacctctgcctcccaagttctgggattaaatgcatgcaccaccatgcctggctcctgggttctttttttaaaataaaataatatttaaaaaaatattttagtttatttttatttacttattcatttgagagcgacagacaaagaggcagctagatagacaatgggcgtgccagggcttccagccactgcaaacggactccagacgcatgcacccccttgtgcatctggctaatgtgagtcctggggaatcgagcctcaaaccaaggtccttaggcttcacaggcaagcactgaaccgctaagccatctttctatccctaaaataatacttaatttattgtttatctgcaaggagagagggagagaatatgggcatgccagggtcttcctgccagtgcaaacaaactccagatgcatacaaccactctgtgcatctagctttacgtgtgtactgggaaatcgaaccctgggtcatcaggccttgcaaggaagcacccttaactactgaaccatctctccagttccctggGTCCTTTTGAGGGGAAACACAGCCTCATGGGAAACTTTCTCCCAGGTGAACAAAGCCTTTCAATTCTCACTGCAGTGGGAAGATGCCTGAAGTGGACTATGTGATTCTGTCTGAATGGTTTGACTGGATCGTGAGGAGCATCGATGTGTCTGTTGATCTAATAGGTAAGACAGCCTGTCCCTTCCACTTGAGGGCTCTCCTGTGCCCAGCCAGGGTATGCATGCAGGGTTTCACCGTACAGAGGCAGTAGGTAGAAGCACTTGGGATTTCTTCCCTACATTAGTTCTACTTTCTCCCCAAGGGAAGACAGAATTTGGGGGCTTCTAAACCATTGTGGAGGACACTGGCCTCATTTCTTTAAGCTGCCTTGCTTTGGGTCAGCTACTTCCAGGCCTGGATCCACTGTGACTTGATAGGTCTTTTAGGTTGTGAAGGAGGGAGTGAGAACTGGATATTATTGAGGCCTGAGGCCTGCCAGGCCTTTTCTGTAGAGGCAATTGCTTTAAACCTCACAGTAACTCCATGGGGCTAAGTACAAGGCAAGATGGAGTGGCTATAGATGAGGGTCAAGATGCCTATCAGGCTCAGAGCTGGTCTTAGCATGAGTCTCCTTCTGGAAGGGTGTTGAAATcaggtttgctttgctggcagaaaacacctgaccaagagcagcttgtgggagggaaaaaaaggtttattttggcttacagactcatggggacgctccatgatggcagggaaaaatgatggcgtgaacagagggtggacaccacctcctggccaacagcagatggacaacagcagcaggagagtgtgccaaacactggcaagaggaagatggctataacacccataagccctcccccagctgcctcaaggaggctttaattcccagattgcattagctgggaacctagcatttagaacacctaagtttatgggacacttgaatcaaaccgcCTCAGAAGAGAAGTAGCTCCTGTCCACCATGAGCCCTTGGCTTTGTCCCCACTCCATGAGCAGGGCATTCAGAgccatgtgttttttgtttttttttttttaagtgtgctatttatttatttgagagagggaagggggcagatagaaagagaatgggcatgccagggcctctagccaatgcaaacaaactccagacacatgctccaccttgtgcatctggctttacatgggttctggggaattgaacctcagtactttggctttgcaggtaagtgccttaaccactaagccatctctccaacccactttttttttatacCCCAGTTTATCTCCGGACCACTCCTGAGACTTGCTATCAGAGACTACAGATGAGAtgcagagaagaagagaaggtcATTCCTCTGGTAAGAGGCTAAAGCCATCTGTATCCTAGTCCAGCTAACCCTACCTGGCCCCACCGACCATGGTATAGTCACGGTTATCTGCAGAGAGAAACAAGAAATGCAGCGGAGGGCAAACTCTGACTTTCTCTGTGACTTTGGAGCCCCTGTGGATGCCAGGGTTGCTCTGTTTCCCGAAGCCTCTAACTCAGGTGTGGGTACCCCGTGCTCACAGGTACCTCCTCCCCCACACCGTGGCTCAGCCAGAGCTTGTTCATCCTTCTCTCTGTAGACTTGTTGGGTCTTCACTAGCAGGTGGCGAGTTCTGGGAAGGCAGCACCCAGTCTGTACACCCTCCTGCATCCAGTGCTTAGCACAGTGCCTGGGGTAGAGGTGGTGCTCGGGGCCTGTTATAGATTTGGTGCTTGATGCTTGGCATGGAGGTGGTACTTGGAACTTGGCAGTACTGGCTCTTTTGGGTTTGGTTTGAGGTCATGTCAATACTAATCAGGGCTGTCATTACAAACTGGGACTGTATCATTCACTTCCTACATTTCCTTCCAGAAGCCAGCTTCCAGGCTATTGCCTTGGTGACATCTCCAATGCAGAACTCCATGCATGCACTGCTCCAGCTTAGGACCCTCAGCACCTTACTTTTGTCTGAAGTTCTGACTCCACAGGCCCTCACCCCAGTTGTCTCTCTGGcattgtctccctctccttccttcctcacacGCTTTGACCATAGGAGTCCGTTGTGGATGCACACGCaatgcttgtgtgcatgcacacacaccatggcatTATGTAAATGTGCCTTTGCCCAGTGTTTTCATTTGCCTTCATAGTTCAGCTTGGATGTCACCTCCCCCAGGAAGCCTTTGCTGATTTTTCTTCTATTGCCTTTGCCTTGCTCCAGGGCCCACTATAGTGACAGCCCTTAGGACAACATACTGACAATACTTGTCACCAACCCTCTCTACACTGGgctttttcagattttatttcctCTGTGTCCTCCAGGCATCTTGAGGTCTGGTATACCTACTAGTTGCTCAGTTAATGCTGaaatctatcatccatctatctaatcTGTTTGTATGaatgtatctatgtgtgtgtatgtatgtatgtgtgtgtctgtctgtctatctatgtatctatctgtgTAACTATACATTCATCCATCCTGTGAGCTGCTACCCTTGGAGAACAGAAGCTTGGCAAGCATTTAAGGGGTGTCTTGGGGCTCTGGATTGGAGACCACTGAAGCTCTGCTAACCTAGTTTTGCTCTGGCCTAGTAAAGTACATTCCAAGTCTTAGAGCCTAGGCCTTACTTTAGGGAGCTCCTTTGAAGTCCCAGAGACATGAGTGAGTGATTATAGGATAGAGTACCGAGGAGCAGAGCTGCCCAGGCCATGTTGTAATGGAGTGTGATAGCTCTGTGTGGTTGAAGAAAATGTCATGTCTGTATCCTTCTGAGCTATTATCTAAGTAGTTGACATAACAGTTTTGACGTGCTCTTTAGGGCAAATCTGGCTTCTAGTGCCCAGGGAGAGCTCGGTGTTGGACCAGAAGGCAGCAGCATGGCTTGTGTGTGGGCTTCTGAGATACAGGCGGAACATTGTGGAGGAAGAGCCCAGGTAGCCAGCACATGCTGGTAGAGTGCTCAGGAATGCTTGCAGGCCAGGCTTCCCAGGGCAGAGGGACTGGTGGCATCAGGCAGCATCTGTgtccttttccctttctgtagTGGTGatccttctgggctggagggtcTCTTTGTGAAGAGAGGCTGTCCAGAGCTGGGATACCTATTACCAGGCAGCTGTGCAACCCCTCATGATGGACTCAAGGCTGCTGCTGGAGAAGTGGCAGGAAGTGGGAGAGGTCCCATGGGGAGACCTCCCTTTGGGTTTAGTTGGGGAAGGCCACGATTTTTGCTTATAAAAGCCCAGTGGCCAGAGTGGGGGTGGCTGAGGACGCTCCCATCATGTAATGTGCAGGCTGGCCATGCAGCCCAGTTGGCTGTTGCAGGTTCCTTTGTCCGAGTCACTGATCTGTAGTCCTTGGTAATTCTGCCCCTCCCCTCCTGTAAGACCCTTGGTGGGTAGACTTGGCTTTCCTCCCTGTTCCCCACAGCCTGTGCCTCTGCTTCCCTGGCAGGAGTACCTGGAAGCAATTCACCATTGCTATGAAGAGTGGCTGGTCACTGGCAGTCTTTTCCCAGTTGCAGCCCCTGTACTGGTAAGTCAATTTCTCTCATAGGGTGGAGATTGTCTATGAGGAGGGCTTGGGGAGTGTCAGTCACTCCAACAGAAAAaagctctttctctgtcttcactTGTGGACAGTCTTAGAATGATTTGGACAGGCCTGTCAGAAGGCCATCTGTCCCAGTGTCATTGTAGCAGTCTTAGTAACACATCACCTACCTAGCATCAGCTGGACCTGATGGATTTGGACCTTTTTGGATGACTTTGGTTTCTCTGCTATGACCTGCCCTCCTCAGTTGGTGACACAGAGCCCACTCACCTTGGCTAGATGGCTTGGCATCAGAAGGAACATCAGTGACTGGCTGTTCTAGGCCATCACATAGTGATGCTTCGGAGGTATCAAGGTGTATAGGACTGTTGTCCaggccactgctgcctctgcacTCCTGGGCCGCCTTTCCTTATAACCCTACTTTTCACTTGTCAACACGTGCCATTTCTAACTGGTGCCGATATGTCCACCCTGTGTTTCCTATTGCGTAGTCCCTGTGTTCCAATTTGCTATTCCAAAATTTCTACATTACTACATATTAAGAAGTAGATAATCAGCTTTTGTGCATGGTCTTGGGCTGTACAGATACTCATGACTGGGAGGCAGGCAGTGAAGCCACTGACAAGGGATATATTATTATCTGGGACTTCTTAAAGTTTGTTGTTTTCCCTCATAAAAACAAGGCCGGGTGAATTtgtggccagtctgagactacatagtgaattccaggtcagcctggtttagagtgagatcctacctcaaaaaagaaagagtcgcagcactcaggaggcagaggttgaaggattgccataagttcaaggccaccctgagactccagagttaattccaggtcagcctgggctagagtgaaaccctaccttgaacctcccccaccaagttctgaaagataacaactgtcaaccaaggttactttgtcctgcaaagctatccattctaatagacagagaaataaggacatcccaccacaaaagcaggctaaaggagtatttgaagacaaaaaccaaccagctctacagaaaatacttgaaagaattctccatgctgaagagaaagaaaggcccctggaaaaaacaaaccatactcaaatactagttaacacaagagagcaaaggttaaaaaaaggaaaaactgcaAAATATCCCTTAATATCAATGCCCTCAGCgccacaaccaaaagacataggtttgcaaatTGGGTTAAATAGCAggttccttcaatttgttgcctccaagaaacacctttctgcaaaggatggacactatcttaggatgaaaggttagaaaacagtgtttcaagcaaatgggcctagaaagcaagcagaggttgctatcctaatatctgacaaggtagacttcagtccaacattagttaggaaagataaggaaggtaagTTTATATTGATTACAGCACACTTtaacaagaggacattataatcctaaacctatatgcaccaaacatgcatcaaacaaatgctattagaactaaggtcacagataacaccaaacacagtggtagtgggtgaaatcaacacccactctcatcaattgacaggtcaccccagcaaaaaatagagaggcatctggattaaatgaggtcatagacaaatggacctaacagatatatacagaagatttcatctaaatgctgtagaatacacattcttttcagcagcacatggaacagtctctaaaatagacaatattaggacaaaaagcaaatcttaacaaatacaggaaaattgtaataattccttgcattctgaccacaatggaatcaaactacaaatcaatagcaagaaaagtgatagagcatacacaaaatcaaggaaactaaacaaaacactactaaatgaggaatgggtcaatgaagaaatcaagaaggaaaccaaaaaattcatagtcaaatgataatgagaacacaacataccaaaacctttgggacaaaatgaatatatcagaatgatcattcaccccaaccaaggtctttatcccagagatgcagggatggttcaacataagcaaatcaataattgtaatacattgtataagtggactgaaggataaaaatcacatgatcatctcattagatgcaaaaaaGTATTTGTCAAAacccctttatgataaaagtactacagagactggagatagaaggaacatagctcaatataataagggctatttatgataagcctaaggccaacatattactaaatggggaaaaactggaagcttttccactaaaatcgggaacaagacaaggttgtccactatccccacttttatttaatgtagtactggaagtcttagccatagcaataaggcaagagacacataaaagggatacagattggaaaggaagagatagttattatttgcagatgacattctgtacataaaggaccttaaagactctaccagcaaactgttagaactgataaacacctatagccatgtagcaggatataaattacacacacagccttcctatatgctaacaacaaacagagaggatgaagtcagagaatcattcccatttacaattgcaccaataaagaaagaaagaacgtaCGTATGTACCTTGgattaaacctaaccaaagaagtaaaggatctctactatgaaaactttaaaacactcaagtgagaaattgcctAAGACACTAGGAAagggaaagacatcccttgttcttggattggaagaatcaataatgtgaaaatgtcaatcttaccaaaagcaactacacatttaatgcaatccccatcaaaattccaatggcattcttcacggaaatgagaaaaatccaaaaattcatttggaagcacacagacacaaaaaatctccaatatctaaaatgatactgagcaacaaaaataaggctggtggtaccaccatacctgattataacctatactacagaatcatagtaacaaaaacagcatggtactggcacaaagtcagacatgtagatcaatggaacagaatagaggacccagatgtaagtccgggtagctataggcacctgatatttgacaaaaatattcattggagaaaagatagcctcttcagcaaatggtgttgggataaCTGGATATGTAACTGTAGAGGGATTAAAGTagatccctctttctctccatgcacaagaattaagtccaaatggattaaagaccttaatatcagacctgaaactctgaaactgctagaggaaaagtaggtgaaacccttcaacatattggtcttggcaaagactttctgaatataaccccagttcaggcaataaaaccacagattaaccactgggtcctcatgaaattataaagattttgtatggcaaaggacactgtgaataaagcaaagaggcaacctacagaatggggaaaaaaatctttgccagctatacatttcatagaggattaatatctaggatatacaaagaactcaaaaattaaataattcaaacaaccaaattaaaaaaatgggctatggaactaaatagagttctcaaaggaagaaacacagatggcatataagcatctaaaaaaaatgttctacatctctagtcatcagtgaaatgcagattaaaactacattgagattctatctcactcctgtcagattggctaccatcatgaaaaccatgaatgctggcgaggatatggaaagagaggaacccttctacgctgttggtgggaacacaatctggtccagccattgtggaaatcagtgtggaggttcctaagacagctaaaaatagatctaccatatgatccagctatagcactcctaggcatatatcctaaggacttagagatacttgcccaaccatgtttattgctcttcaattcacaatagctggaaaatggactaagcctagatgtccctgaactgataagtggataatgaagatatgacacatttatacaatggagttctactcagtagtaaagaaaaatgaagtaatgaaatttgcaggaaaatggatggatctggaaaggattatactgagctAACCcacgcccagaaagccaagcgttgcatgttctttctcatatgtaggtcctaactacagatgattggacttctgtgtgagtatgaagaaaactcagtagcaaaggccaagagatataaagggaagagaaaggaagggagggggttacttaataggatggtattatatataagtagaagaatagattaatgggggtgaaaaggcctaagcaaggtcagggggaGAGATCGAGTaatggaaaggtggaaggaggactaatcaaaatctaagaggatataaataaatcatatgaaaaacctacttttttggacagtggaacactcatgagtcatagattgttactgtaaaattttcagtgccaggggtgggataccttccagtgagttgttggccagggaggtccctgagacCCCAccacattacaggccattgctgaggcccttggtttcccatcagaaataaatggtaaggccctattgctgaagactccacatacttgggctgcaaggccactgagaaatcctgctggaactgagctgataacctcctccatgtagactagctgacagaaagctggaagaagccattctgtatgcagttcaatgggagagagagaaatcaccagtgaagatactcaacagtggacactgcaagtcttaagttttgccagccaggccgagtgagccagtgggtgcaatagtagcatctgccatggtggaaaccaactgccctctaactggactggaggcctgttccatgggagggaatacatccctgatactgaaaagctaaaacagaggtagttatgagccctaggggtgtaacttctgctgctctctggctaaatgtatatactgtgctcatcaaactgccttgtaagtacttctcttaatgttcatacctacatattaatgctactcttacttttggtagagaagcttctctttcagatgacagtgaccttgggatgactcagaagccatcatgttgctgggaagaagtgacaggagtgctcagcatcgcagtatgtctatcacaccttccaaggctcagggtccattgcggaagaggtggcggagagaatgtaagagccaaaggaagggtaggactccttacaacgtgctccccccagaaacaaaatggcctggatatccgtgacctcaccgtgcctgatactacctacataagaccatcataataggaggaaaaggtcatgacatcaaaacaaaagactgattgagaaggggatgggatatgatggagagtggagtttcaaaggggaaaatgggggaaggcattaccatgagatagtgtttccaatcatggaagttgttaaaaaagaataacatcatcaacaacaacaacaacaacaaaaaaaaaaacaatgctgtaaaacagaaaagaagcagCTGGTGAAATAGCaaagtggtagagtgcttgcctagctaaGTGAGGTACTGGGTTCTCTCCCTAACACTACCTCCCACCAATAAAAATTATGAAGCATTCATTCAGTGACAACTGTCATGGATTCGTAGGAGAAAGTCTAGTTAATAGAATTGATTATCCTGGGGCTGGAAGCTGTCTGCTCTgaccattctttctgcccactggTACTTTTGGCCTCTGCCTAGGGAGGATGGAATCTCATCAGTGCAATCTGTGACTGTGTGTTTTATTTCCAGGTAATTGAGGCTGACCAGAACTTGGAGAAAATGCTAGAACTCTTTGAACAAAACCGGGTCCGGATATTAACCCCAGAGAATTGGAAGCATGGCTCCTAGGATGGGAACAGTCTACAGGACCACACCAGGAAAATGGCTGCAGGCCCAAGTCAGCTCTTAGGAAAAATCTCCTCTCTGGAGGTCCTTTTCTTAGCCAGATTTATTTTCCTAATAGCCTTTTCTCTTCATCAAAGGGCCAATTTTTTTGTTACATCCTTTTTATGTTTACAGTGCACATTCCTCCTTTGCCCCTTCTGGTAACTTACTGCTGCGAGAGGCCCACTGAAACCCTTAGGATGAGAACCTGCTGTATCCTTGGTGTCATACAGGGTGCTGTGTACCAGGCCTCCAGGAGGggttgcacatgtatgtgtgcatgtagcaGTCTTCTAATTCCATGCAAGGATTTGAAGCTCAGAGGTGCAGGGACTCCCCAGGTCACACAGTGTGTAATAGAGCTGGCACCATTCAGACTCCGGGCCCAGCTGACTTTCTGCTGAAGTGCTCCCATAGCTCTTCAGACCCTCACATCTTTGTGTGGAGAGCTGGCAGTATGTCGATTCCATTGCATCTTCTTATCATTGAGCAATTATCAAGGGCAGTCAACATTTCTAGCCTTTGCAAAGCTGTGCTATTTGGCCTGAGCCCAGTGCTTGTGGAATCCTGGCACAAGGCTGTAAGAGTCTGTTCCCTTGGCATCTGGATCCTGGTGATCGCAGGAGAATCCCATGCTGGCTCAGGGATGGTCCCCAGTGTCCTTGGGGATGAAGATCCTGCTTGAACTGCTGCCAGTTCCACATCAGGGAAGTAGCATTTGGGGCCTGGATGCTCTGCTCTGTGCTTAGCGGGACCGTGGGCAGCCAGCCTGGCTTCTGAGGCTCCCTCCTTCTGTCCTTGTGTGGGAAGCGTTGTCCTTGGAATCACTGAGTATTTGTGCCCCAAGGAGAGAGCCACAAGTAGCCTTAGGtctttggaagtttttttttttttttaaatccttgggCATATCTTGGGCCATAGAGCATAAGTCTGCATTGGATCAGAAAACAGCTCCATTCAGCTGTTCACTACTCTGAAAGTGCAGCTTTTAACTGCTTCTTGAGTCAACTGAGAAGTGAAAGGCAGAAAGAACATTACCTTCATGGCAGCAAGGACAGGAAAGTCAGGTTTGCAAACAAAGGTTCTCAAAGTGTGGCTGCTCTGGACATTCTGGAGGTGGGTGAAGGGCAGCTCAGGACGACTGATACAGACATGGGAAGGATTCTTGTGACTCTGGAAACGTGCCATGTGCTCCACCCTGCCCCCACAAGAGTGGGCACCTGTAGCTGTGGTGCTCTGCTGCTTCACAGGTGCCCAGTGCCCCTGGGCTGGGGCCAGAGGGTGGCCCAAGAGATCAAGGGCTCCAGTTCCTGGTCCTTCCTATTTGAGCTCTTCCTGCAGGATGCGGTACAGCAGCCGAAGGGTCTGTGTCCATCGGCACCTCTAGCACAACACTGGGGATAGACAAGAAGATGGGAAAGTCAGGAGCCTTTCTGTCAGCAGAACTGGCATGCTTGGTAGCAGTTTGAAGTATTTATATGAACAACATTCCAGTTCTTACCCCTTTGCTGGCTGTAACATTCGTTTTGGGAGGATATGTTTCTCTTACAAAGTGGTAGCTAATAAACCCTTCATCTACATCCTGATGTTAATTTTCTTTCTACCTTttccttttgaaacagggttttacTCTGtaccaggctatccttgaactcttggcatctgcctgcctcaatctcccaaatgctaggattacaggcatgtgctatcatgcccacttgtgtttttattgtttaaacaATGTTTCCTAACATAGTGTGGGTCTAGAAAAAGCCTGCT carries:
- the Tk2 gene encoding thymidine kinase 2, mitochondrial isoform X4; this encodes MPCSAICIEGNIASGKTTCLEYFSNTSDVEVLMEPVLKWRNVRGHNPLGLMYQDACRWGLTLQTYVQLTMLEQHTRPQISPVRLMERSVHSARYVFVENLYRSGKMPEVDYVILSEWFDWIVRSIDVSVDLIVYLRTTPETCYQRLQMRCREEEKVIPLEYLEAIHHCYEEWLVTGSLFPVAAPVLVIEADQNLEKMLELFEQNRVRILTPENWKHGS
- the Tk2 gene encoding thymidine kinase 2, mitochondrial isoform X5, translated to MEPVLKWRNVRGHNPLGLMYQDACRWGLTLQTYVQLTMLEQHTRPQISPVRLMERSVHSARYVFVENLYRSGKMPEVDYVILSEWFDWIVRSIDVSVDLIVYLRTTPETCYQRLQMRCREEEKVIPLEYLEAIHHCYEEWLVTGSLFPVAAPVLVIEADQNLEKMLELFEQNRVRILTPENWKHGS